TAAATTTAGGGTATAGGTATCAGGAAAGATGCACCAGAGCCAGAATCCTAATATCTCTCTCTTTAAAAAGTTAGTCACAAATGGGCACCAATGTACACGAATAAATGGTGAATCCGACTGAAAATCTGCCATCATTGTATTCGTGTCTATTGTCAGGCCTTCTCATTTCATTCGTGAAGTGTTCATTGGGTTCTTGTGATCATCAATTGGTAGTGGTTAATTCCTTTCTTAAAATTCACTTATCTTTACAAAACCTCGCAACCAACTCACAAAATGCCTCAGTTATTTCGTAGTGAATACTATGCCCTACACCTTCAAAACGTTTCCATGTCCAGTTATCGGCTTGCAGCTCGGAAAAAGTGCTCAGGTCTTCGTCCATAACTCCACCACAGGCCGTGTCCGATTGCATTAGAAGTGCTGGACAAGTAACCTTTGCAAACTTCGCTTCAAAGCCAGTTCCCGGCCACAATCGCTTTTGCAAAGCCAATTCGAGCACTTCCGGATCCAGTTGGTGCAAAGTCTGCGCCTTATAAGCCGCCTGGTCTTCATCACCATCCCCATTGAATTCCAGAATCTCTTTTGCCATAGCCGACTCAGACAACCCTTTGCGGCACACGTTCAACCAAAACTCGAACACATCCCTCAGTCCCTCAATGGCAGGTCCAAAGCCTAGAGGCGGATCTTCCAAGACAAGCGCTTTCAACAGATCACCACGATCAGCAGCCAAACACAAAGCGATGCGTGCACCCATAGAGTGACCGACCAGGAAGGCTTTTTCCTGAACCACCGTTTCGATAAATCGAACCGCATCCTCAGTCATTAAACCAATATCATAAGCTCCAGGGTGCCCAGACAATCCATGCCCACGTTGATCGATGGCATAAACCTGATAATGATCGGTTAGATAAGGCAGCACCGGCTTCCACGTCCGCTGGTTACCTGACAGGCCATGCATCAATACAAGCGGTGGTCCATTGTTTGGTCCGACCGAGTAGGCATACTCAAATCCATCCAGACTTAGAGAACCAAGCTCCAAGCCTCTCAATGCCCCTGAGCTAGCCTCCATCTACTCCCATAGTTTCAATCGCCTTCACAATCGCGGAAATGCATGGGTCATTTCTCAACGACCCAGATATTTCTGAACTGAATCTTATTGCTGTGATCTTGCAAAGAGAGTCCGCCATTCTGTCCTGCTTCTGCCATGCCACGGCCTTTTTGAGTATTGGAGGTGGTTCCTTGGATATGGAAATTGTCGTGAATCTTCACGCCGTTGTGCCAGACCGTGAATACAGCGTCATCTACTTTGTTGCCATCCGAGTCACGACGGAGCCGCTTGAATTCCACATCGAACGTCTGCCACACGCCAGGGGCCCAGCACATGTTCACCTTGGGAGGTGATTGTTTGTAGAGTGCTCCACATTCGTTCCACATGCCGCCGAGGCCATAGCTGTCCAGAATCTGCACTTCGTACCCACCAGGAACAAAGAATCCACTGTTGGCTCGTTTCTGGCCGCGATGCTCCGGCTCATAAGGCAAACGAAACTCAAGGTGCACTTTCACATCACCAAAACTTTGGCGGGTGCGAATGGATCCACCCTCACCATTATTCTCTTTTTTAGGCAATACCTCGAAGTATCCGTTCTTGATCAACCAAGTAGGCGCTTCCCCTTTATCCCGTTGCCAGGCATCAAGATTTGATCCGTCAAAAAGAACAATCGCATTCGCAGGTGCCTTCTTACCCAAGGTAGGTGAAGCGCGATGCACACGCTCCAGAGAGAACGGGGTGTCGTATTGCCCTCCCTTTTTAACCCCCTTGAACGTATCTGTGGTAATTTCTCCCTCAAAGCCATTCTGCGCGAACTTCATCTTGCCGTTCTTCCAAGTTGCCTCGGTCTTCACTTTGAAATCCGCGCGCTTGTCGAATTCTTCAAGCATTTGGATCTCGTAAGTATCGTTTCCGAGACCAATCACACGGGCTACCAGATTAGGGTTGTTCTTGGCATTGCCATCCTTTGAGGGAGCATTCACCCAGCCACCTTGCCAATCACCCATGAATGGCGGGATGGGTTCCATATTTGCGATGGATGCTAGTGAAGTGCCGAACCAAAGGACAACGAGAGTAACGAATAAGGAGTATTTTGTTTTCATAGGGTAATGGATCAAAATTAACACCCTAGTTTGAGCGCGCTAGCCCAGGACATGCAAGAGTGAGATTAAAAATAAATGTCTTTCATCTGCCTTCATCCGTAGTTAGAATTGAGTATCATCAAAATCGATCCCACAACTAGTCGCCGCGAATTCTTAAAATTCCTTGCTGCAAGCCCTCTCCTAGCTGCCTCTGGATTCCCTAAGGATCTGCTAGCTCAATCGGCAGCCGATGTTGATATCGACCAGCATCTGATCAAGGCAGTCGATGAGGCGATCAATGTGTTTGATTTTGAGTCCGTAGCAAAAGCCAAACTACCTCCTGCACATTGGGGATATATCGCCAGCGGCGTTGAGGATAATGCCACCTTAAAGGCCAATCGAGCTGCTTTTAAAAAGTATCATCTTCGACCACGCAGACTGAACGACGTTTCACAAATAAACATGAAACGGAACTTGTTTGGCACAGAATGGGAAAGCCCCATCTTTCTTTGTCCAGTAGCCAGTCAAAAGGCGTTTTATCCGGAAGGTGAAATAGCGGTGGCCAGAGCGGCAAAAAAAGAAACAGCTACAGATACTATCCACAGCGGGGACTTCTTCCGTGGAAGACGTCAATAAAGCACGAGGGGCTCCCGTATGGTATCAGCTCTACACCTACGGACGGGACATCACACAGTCCATGGTTCGCAGAGCCGAAGCTGCAGGTAGTCCAGTCCTGGTCCTAACCGTCGACCAGCATCTTCCAGGGCAAAACAGCGAGACGCGCTTTCGCTATGAACGAAAGGACACGAGGAATTGCTTCGAATGCCATGATCCTGAGAACAGACTTAAAAACCGACCCATGTTTGATCATGTGAATCTGGATACCTATGATGGTGGATACCGATCGAAGATGACCTGTGACATCATCGGCAAGTTACGTAAAGTAACGAAGATGAAGATCGTGCTCAAAGGGATCGTCACTCACGAAGATGCCAAGCTCTGCTTAGAACACGGAGTCGATGGAATTATTGTATCCAATCACGGAGGACGCGCGCAGGAAACCGGCTGGGCGACCTTGGACAGTTTACCTGAAGTGGTGAAAGCCATAGACGGAAAGATTCCCGTGATGATCGACAGCGGTTTTCGTCGAGGTACCGATATTTATAAGACCCTTGCCTTAGGTGCAAGCACCGTAGGGATTGGTCGCACCTACCTGTGGGGTTTGGCAGCGTTCGGCCAGGAGGGCGTAGAGCGGGTTCTGAAACTGCTAAAACTGGAATTGCGATTGGCCATGATGTCTACTGGAGCCTTGAGTCTGGATGATATTGGTCGGTCCAGTATTGGATCATCTCTCCTGAACCGATGAATAACCCGATTTTCAATCGCAGACGATTCATTCAATCAACCAGCCTCGCTGCGGTGGCACTGTCTACCTCGACACGTTTGCTTGCTGATAACAAAAAACCCGACCTCATAGTTGATTGCCATGCGCACCTTTACGGTGAATATGAAAGTAAGTATCCGCCGCGGGAGAATCCGAACC
This genomic stretch from Opitutia bacterium ISCC 52 harbors:
- a CDS encoding DUF1080 domain-containing protein — encoded protein: MKTKYSLFVTLVVLWFGTSLASIANMEPIPPFMGDWQGGWVNAPSKDGNAKNNPNLVARVIGLGNDTYEIQMLEEFDKRADFKVKTEATWKNGKMKFAQNGFEGEITTDTFKGVKKGGQYDTPFSLERVHRASPTLGKKAPANAIVLFDGSNLDAWQRDKGEAPTWLIKNGYFEVLPKKENNGEGGSIRTRQSFGDVKVHLEFRLPYEPEHRGQKRANSGFFVPGGYEVQILDSYGLGGMWNECGALYKQSPPKVNMCWAPGVWQTFDVEFKRLRRDSDGNKVDDAVFTVWHNGVKIHDNFHIQGTTSNTQKGRGMAEAGQNGGLSLQDHSNKIQFRNIWVVEK
- a CDS encoding alpha/beta hydrolase — translated: MEASSGALRGLELGSLSLDGFEYAYSVGPNNGPPLVLMHGLSGNQRTWKPVLPYLTDHYQVYAIDQRGHGLSGHPGAYDIGLMTEDAVRFIETVVQEKAFLVGHSMGARIALCLAADRGDLLKALVLEDPPLGFGPAIEGLRDVFEFWLNVCRKGLSESAMAKEILEFNGDGDEDQAAYKAQTLHQLDPEVLELALQKRLWPGTGFEAKFAKVTCPALLMQSDTACGGVMDEDLSTFSELQADNWTWKRFEGVGHSIHYEITEAFCELVARFCKDK